The following is a genomic window from Bacillus sp. FJAT-52991.
TTAGTATATACATCCACCAACCCCTTCACAACCAAACTGCTCATTTCCAAACTAACACCAATAAAAAGATTCATATTACCTAGTCTTTTGACCTTATGAATCAACTATAATAAACTATATAAATAAGTATATAGACATAAAGTGAAACTTCAATCAGTGGGGGTTTTCTTCATCCCCCACTGATTGTTAGTTGAACCGATCGGGCGTTTATGGGCAGTTGATCCCTCGCCTAAATAACTTTGCTTCTCCTCTCATTTTGAGGTGGGGGTCTTACTGCCCGTTAATGCGGGATAAAATAGAATGGATAATCACAGGGGGTAAAGCAGATGGAAAGTATCTCTCCTTTTTATGAAAAACAACTAAAATGTCCTGTTTGTGAGGAAAAATTTCAAACAACGAAGTTAAGAAACCGCTTTGTGAAAGTGACTGATCATGATACTGACTTAATGCCTATTTATGATCAAGATAGCTACAACCCATTATTTTACCATGTATTTGTGTGCTGCCATTGCGGGTATTCTTTCTCAGATGAGTTTTCAGCTTATTTTGCTCCCGGCTCTAAAGATAAGCTAATAGAGAAAATAAAGGATCAATGGGTCTATCAAGATTACGGCAAAGAAAGAACAATTGTTGAGGCGATTAATAGCTATAAACTTGCTCTTTATAGTGGTCTGCTGAAGAAAGAAAAACATTTAACGTTAGCAGGATTGGCTCTTCGTACAGCTTGGTTATATCGTGAATTAGGGCGTCAGAAAGAAGAGAATCGCTTTATGATGATGGCGGCGGATCAGTATAAAGAAGCTTATGAGACAGAAGATCTTACAAGTACACAAATGTCTGAGGTAAAAGTATTGTATTTAATCGCTGAATTAAATCGACGCGCAGGAGACATTGAAACAGCTGTGGCGTATTTCTCTAAAGTCATCGAAAAGCAACATATGTCTTCAGATAAAAAAATTGTCGACATGGCTAGAGATCGTTGGCATGAGATTCGTGAGGAAATGAAACAGCAAAAAGAAGCTACTACTTAAAAAAACGGCCGAGACATATCTTCGGCCGTTTTAAAACATTGGGTTTTCCTCTAAATGCTCATAAATATTATCAACCAACTCTTCAGGCGTCTTTCCATCCACCGGCTCTCCATTAACAAGAGCGAATAATCCTTCACTACATCTTGTACAATAGCTTAGACAGCCATACTCAATCACATCTAGATTGACATCACGTTCTAATATTTCAAGCGCTTTTTGCGCACCATTTGCTAAGTTGCTTACGCAAAACTCAATAATTGGCTTCATCCTATTCTCACCTCTTGCTTTTATTTTACTATCTCTGACGGTTAGATTAAAGCAGAAAACTTTATCACGAAAATGTTTGATGTCTGTTGTGAAAATAATTAGATTTCGATATACTCATTATGGCAGAATAAAAAATCGAGTTTTTTTGACAAGAATCTTGGGGATGTCAAAGAATTACATCATTCACAAAAGGGGATATTTCTATGAAACATTTAGTATTGCTTGGTGGCGGTTACGGAAATATGCGCGTTTTGCTTAGGCTATTGCCTAATAATTTACCAGAAGATGTCACCATTACTTTAGTGGATAAGGTACCTTATCATTGTTTAAAAACAGAATATTATGCACTTGCAGCGGGAACGATTTCCGATCATGAAGTGCGTGTTGCATTTCCAGAACATTCTCGACTCAATCTTGTTTTTGGAGCAGTACAAGAGATTGATTTGGAAAATAAACGTATTGTTCTTGAAGATCAAGAGTCCATTCCGTACGATGATCTAGTGATCGGACTTGGCTGTGAAGATAAATATCATAATGTACCGGGGGCTGAACAATATACGCATAGTATTCAGTCGATCGAAAAAGCCCGTCATACATACCAAACGCTGTCCAACATGCCAGCTCGTTCCAAAGTAGGAATTGTTGGTGCTGGATTAAGCGGCATCGAGATTGCTAGCGAATTGCGCGAAAGCCGTCCTGATCTTGAAATTACTTTATTTGACCGTGGCCCACGAATTTTGAAAGACTTTCCTGAACGATTAAGTAAATATATCCATAAATGGTTTGTTGATCACGGGGTGACCGTTATTAATAACGCCAATATTGTAAACGTTGAACCAAAGGCAATATATAATAATGAAGATGTTTATGAAATGGATGCGACTGTATGGACGGCAGGCATTCAGCCGAACGTGGTCGTGCGCAATATGAATGTCGAAAAAGATTCATCAGGTCGCATAAAAATAAGCCCATATCATAATTTGCCAGACGATGAACATGTATACGTTGTTGGAGATTGCGCGAGCCTCCCTCACGCACCTAGTGCCCAATTGGCGGAAGAGCAAGCTGAACAAATTGTTCAAGTGTTGCAAAAACGCTGGAAAAATGAACCTCTTCCTGAAAAATTGCCAGAAATGAAACTAAAAGGCATCCTAGGTTCCCTAGGTAAAAAACAAGGATTTGGCTTCGTAGCCGACCGCGCCATCACTGGTCGCGTAGCACGATTCCTCAAATCCGGCGTCCTTTGGTTGTATAAATATCATAACGGGTAATACGAAAAGTTGCAGGCGCTATCGGCTTTTGACCTCGAGCCGATAGCGCCTGCAGCTGGACAATGAAGAAATGCGGAGCCGACTGTTTAGACACGACAAGCAAATGTTCTGACGCTGGAAAGGCGACAGTCTTGTAAGCGGCAGGTTATTTGACTTGAGTGTCTAGGAGGCGGAGCTGGACAATGAAGAAATGCGGAAGATCCCGTTTAGCGACGTATGGACTAGAGCGATCCGCATAATAAATATAACTAAAAAGCGACTGACTCATTCAGAGTCAGTCGCTTTTTAGTTATATCTCCCCCTCTTTTTGATCATACTAAACGTATCAGTTACCTGCACTTACATACCGATGGATCATGGACAACAAGATTTGAAAGGAGATGAACGGTTTTTTGAAAAATATATTTAAACGAAACCAATCACCTTTTGAAAAAACAGAACTTGGGCAGTTATTAACGCTTTGCCAAGAATCAAATGATTTCCTTACATTCCGTCTGCGTGACGACTCGCCTTTTTTTGTTTCTTTTTATAAAACACTTATTAATCCTGATACGGTACATCAAAATATTTTAGCCGCTCTCTCTAACAAAAAACTAGCTGATTTACAAACAATTAAAGAGCAATTGCCAATTGAAGACTTATTAATAACGGAGAATGCCTCGAAGATCAAAGACAAATTAATGGCAGGTCATGTTATTTTTTATCAAAAGGAGAAATCCCCTTCTTGTCTCTTAGTTCCCGCACTAGCTGTTGAAAAACGCCAAGTAGCTGTGCCCGAAACAGAGTATACAGTCATCGGTCCAAAAGAAGCTTTTGTTGAGGCGCTCGATACCAATGTCAATCTTGTTCGAAAACGTCTCCCGGTTCCTGAGTTACAAATGAAGGAGATGGTCGTTGGGAAACTGTCTAAAACCCGAGTAAAGGTCGCATACGTAAAAGGAATTGCTAATCAAGAAAATATCAATACAGTGATTCAAAGAATTCAAGAGATTGAATATGATCAGATTCCTGATAGCTCATTTCTTATGCAAATGATCACAGACAATAAAAGCTCACTATTTCCACAAATTGTTGATACCGAGCGGCCTGATCGAGCGGCAAGTGCTCTTTCAGAAGGAAAAATTGCTATTTTAGTCGATGGATCACCACATGTGTTACTCGCACCAACTACACTCATTGAATTTTTTTCCGCCTTTGAAGATTACTTTTATACGTGGGGTATCGCGTCAGTCTTTCGGCTAATTCGCTTATTTGCCGTCACTTTTTCTGCACTGTCTACACCAGCTTATGTGGCTGTGCTGACTTATCATTATGAAATGATTCCTCAAGATTTATTAAATACACTGGTGTCTTCTCGAAGCGGTATTCCTTTTCCACCGATATTAGAAGCACTCATTTTGGAATTAACGATTGAGCTATTACGGGAAGCAGGAGCCAGACTCCCGACGAAAGTTGGACAGACGATCGGTATCGTTGGCGGGATTGTTATTGGAACAGCGGCTGTGCAAGCAGGCTTAACGAGTAATGTTTTGTTAATTATCGTCGCCTTAAGCGCGCTTGCTTCTTTTACAACACCGATCTATCAAGTGAGCTATGCTATACGTTTCATTCGATTCCCTTTTTTACTTTCTGCTCAATTTCTTGGTCTTGTAGGCATCATGGTTTGCATGGCTTTGCTATTTTTTCACATACTGAATCTCTCTTCACTTGGCCGACCGTTTCTTGAACCCATTTTTCCTCTGCGGCGAATGGATTTAAAGGACGCTATCTTTCGCCTGCCTTTTGATCAACAACGTCTGCGTCCATTACAAGTAAGAACTGAACAATCTGAACGTTTTGGGAAACAGCCCCCGCCTGAAAATAACCGTGATATTGATGAATAATTGTTAATTGGAGGTGAGTTTGATGTTGCCACTGCCAGCTGAGAAGCATAAAGTTTCTCCCTATTTCGCTTTTTACATTATTACGTCTATGCAAATTGGCGTAGGTGTTCTCGGATTTCAGCGTAATATTGCCAAAGTAGCTGGTCATGATTCTTGGATTTCCGTTATCATTGCTGGTTTATCGATCCATATCGTGTTGTGGATGGCCTACCAAATATTAAATAAAGGACAGAATGATATTACGATTATTCACAGAGAGTTGTTTGGTAAGTGGATTGGCGGTGTACTTAGTCTGACTTTAATCGTTTATTTACTCTCCCTTTGCATTGCGATCGCTCGTAACTATATCCAAGTCATCCAGATTTGGATGTTTCCTCAATTAGAAACATGGTATATGGCGCTCATTTTATTTACGTTAGTGTACCTTTATGTCACCAGTGGGTTTCGAGTGAATGTCGGTCTTTGCTTTCTCACATTCATAGTGACTTTTCCTTTACTTTTAATGTATTGGTTTCCGCTGAAAGAAGCGAAAATTTCTTATTTGTTACCTGTTTTGGATCACTCATTTTCTGAAATTTTTACTGGTTCTAAAGAAATGGCCTTTAGTTATTCTGGATTTGAAACGATTTTTTTCTTTTATCCTTTTTTAAAAGAAGCGAAAAGCTCACATAAATGGGCACAACTCGGATCCGCATACAGTTCCTTCTTTTATTTATTCACCATGATCGTTTCCTTGTTATATTTCAGTCACTGGCAATTGGCTAACACTATTTGGGGTACGTTAACTTTATGGAAAGTAGTCAATTTGCCTTTTGTTGAACGATTCGAGTATGCTGGTCTCGCTATTTGGCTATTTGTGATCCTGCCTAATATGTGTTTATATACATGGGCAGCGACAAGAGGAATGAAACAATTATTTAACGTTAAACAAAAACATAGCATTATTGGGCTCGTTATTGCATTATTTCTCGCTGTGATTTCATTCACGGATCGACAAAGTATGGATCAATTAACTACTTTCACAGAAAATTTGGGGGTGTATATTTTATACGGATACATTCCATTTATTTATTTTTTTCAAATCATTAGTTACAAAATGAGGGGAAAAATATGAAAAAGACCTTATTTTGGAGCATTCTCATTCTCATATTAGTAAGTAATTACAAATTAGAACCAAAAATTCTGGAAGATACACAACACATTTCCGCTATTGGCTATGACTCAGCGGGAGAAAATCGTGTAAAAGCAACGGCCTCTGTTCCCTTTTTTCCACCAGGGCTAGATGTTACACCGATGGATATCACCTTTACAGCTGAAGGACATACAAGTGCAAGCGTGAAGCAATTATTTCAAACGGAAGCACAAAAACCTTTAAGTAGCGGCCGCTTAAATGATATTTTATATAGCAAAGACCTCGCTAAACAAGGGATTTTCGAGTTTATTAAAACTTTTAGCCGCGCACCTGAAATCGGAAGAGGGATTCATGTCGCTATCGTCGATGACCGCGCTGAAGATTTGCTCAAATTTAAATTTCCAAATACAGTGCTCACTTCCCGCTATTTATCTGATCTAATCGAGCATGGTTTGAAAGATATCATCCCTATCACTAACCTCCACTCCTTTCTAGCTCAATACTATGGAGAAGGACAAGATCCATTTTTGCCATTATTAGACTTAAGAGAAAAGCGTATTCATCTAAAAGGTCTCGCCCTTTTTAAAGACGATCACTATGTCGGCTCACTCTCCTATCAGGACAGCTATTTATTTAAACTTTTATATGAAAAATCTAGTAATGGCACTTACAGTATAAAGCTAGACAATGGTAATTACATTACTATTGAAAATGTCAGTTCTAAAGTGAAATATCGCATAAGCGGCAACAAAGAAAGCCCTAAAATAAAAATTGAAATGTTCATAGTAGGTCAAATCGTTGATGCTTCTGGAATGACTCTTAAAAATCCTAATGATATCAAAAAAATTGAAAAACAATGGAGGCAAAAAGGAACCGAGCGAGCTGAAAAAATGATTAAAAAATTGCAAAAACTCGAAGTAGACCCACTCGGCATCGGAGAAAAAGTACGAAGCAAATACCATAATTTCGAAATAAAAAAATGGGAACAACAATACCCTTCCCTTCCCATCGAAGTCAAATTCAACGTAAAAACAATGGATACGGGGATTGTGGAATAACCTAGAAAAGCGGAAGGTCCCGTTTAGCGACGTATGGACTGGAATGATCCGCACGAGATAAAGGAAACACGATGAACGCGAGTGAATCGATGTTGACTTATCGCAAGGAGGATCGTGGAAGTCCACTAGGCGCTGGGACCTGGAGCTGGACACCGAAAAGCGGAAGGTCCCGTTTAGCGACGTATGGACTGGAATGATCCGCACGAGATAAAGGAAACACGATGAACGCGAGTGAATCGATGTTGACTTATCGCAAGGAGGATCGTGGAAGTCCACTAGGCGCTGGGACCTGGAGCTGGACACCGAAAAGCGGAAGGTCCCGTTTAGCGACGTATGTCCCGGAGTGACAAACAGATAACGGATCGGCAAAAATAAAAAAAGCATCCGCACATGGATGCTTTTCTTCATTACAGCCCTAATGAAATATATTTAACTTCTAAATATTCTTCAATGCCGTAATGACCGCCCTCACGACCTAGACCGCTCTCTTTGTAACCGCCAAAAGGTGCTTGTGCAACGGATGGAAGACCGTCGTTTAAGCCGATAATGCCGTATTCTAGACCTTCTGCAATATCGATGGCCTCTGTAATATTTTCGCTAAATACATATGCCGCTAAGCCGTACGGAGAATTGTTGGCACGTTCAACCACTTCTTCTGTCGTTTGGTATGTCGTTACAGGAGCTAATGGCCCGAATGTTTCTTCATTCATACAAAGCATGTCGTCTGTTACATTCATAATAACCGTTGGCTCAACGAAATAGCCTTTTAAGCCCTCTCCTTTGTTTCCGCCTGCAATAATTTTCGCACCTTTTTGTTTCGCATCTTCTAGCTGGCTCACGACTTTAGCAACTGCTTGCTCATCGATCAGCGGACCAACTGTAATCCCTTCGTCTAAACCATTCCCCATTTTTAACTTAGCCACTTCTTGTTTAAATGCTTCAGCAAATTCCGCTTCGATGGATTCATGAACATATACACGGTTCGCACATACACATGTTTGTCCTGCGTTACGGAATTTAGAAGCGATTAAATGTTGGGCCGCTTTTTCAATGTTAGCATTGGCTGTCACGATAAATGGGGCATGACCACCTAATTCAAATGATACTTTTTTCATCGTATCAGCTGCCCCGCGCATTAATAATTTCCCTACTTCTGTTGAACCGGTGAAAGAAATTTTGCGAACGCGACCATCTTTCATCCACGCTTCACCAATCGCTTTCGGATCGCCTGTCACAAGGTTAATGACCCCTTTAGGAATGCCTGCTTCTTCCGCTAGCTCAACTAAGCGAATCGCTGTTAATGGCGTTTGCTCTGCCGGTTTGATCACAGCTGTACACCCAGCAGCAAGCGCTGGCGCTACTTTTCTCGTAATCATAGCCGCCGGGAAATTCCAAGGAGTGATCGCTGCCATGACACCAACTGGCTCTTTTTGCACAAATAATCGTTTACGAGGATGAGAAGCTGGAATCGTTTCTCCGTAAATACGTTTTCCTTCTTCTGCGTACCAAGAAATAAAGCTGTTGGCATAGCCCACTTCACCAATCGCTTCTGGCAAAGGTTTTCCTTGCTCTTCTGTCATAATCTTACCGATTTCTTCTTTGTTCTCATCAATTAGACGATACCACTCGTTTAAGTAATGAGCGCGTTCGGCCGCTGTTAGCTTCGACCATGTTTTAAATGCTTCATATGCTGCTGTTGCTGCTTGTTCCGCTTCTTCTCTTCCACCTTCTGGCACAGTGGCAATCACTTCATTGATGGCTGGGTTCACAACTTCTATTTTCTTGTCATTGTCAATCCATTCGCCATTAATGTACATTTTCCAGTTTTTCATCTGCTTGCTCCTCCTTCATGTTGTCATATGTTCAATGAAATAAAGAGATCATATGCCTCTCTCTTTATTCCTCTCCCTCAACATACTTCTTTACTTTTCGAGCTGCTGAGGATTGACTAATTCCTAATGCTTTCGCAATTTTATAAGTGGAGGAAAATTGTCCGTATGCCTCAATGATCATCTTTCGTTCCACTTCTTCAAGCATTTCTGGAAGAGTCGTCCCCTTCTCTGTTAATTCTTGCTGCATCATTTCTAATGGCAAGTCATTTAACGTCACCACTTCATCATTTGTCACGACCAGTCGTTCGACCATATTTTCTAATTCGCGAATGTTCCCTTTCCACTCATAATTTAAAAACGCATTTAATACTTTCGGTGAGAAACAGACATGACTATTATACAGTTCATTGAAATAGTCGAGAAAATGATAAGTTAATGGAATAATATCTTCTTTTCGTTCCCGTAATGGCGGGATATGAATCGGCACCACATTCAAACGATAGTATAAATCACGTCTGAAGCTTCCTTGTTCCGCCATCTTTTTCAAATCTTTATTGGTGGCCGCAATAATTCTTAAATTTAAGGTAATCGGCTGACTTCCCCCAACAGGACGAATTTGTTTATCCTGCAACACATGAAGCAGTTTCCCTTGAGCAGTTAATGGAAGCTCCCCTACTTCATCTAAGAAAAGAGTTCCATTATTAGACAACTCAATCAGCCCTTTTTTTCCCTCACGAAAAGCGCCTGTAAACGTACCACCTTCATAACCGAACAATTCTGACTCAATTAACTGTTCAGGTAAAGCAGCACAATTGATTTCATTCAGCACTTGATCTTTCCTGTCGCTTAATTGATGAATCGAACGAACAATTCTGCTTTTACCAACCCCGGTTTCTCCAAGCAGTAAAACCGTCGAATTAACTTTGGCGATTTTGCGGACAAGCATCATCACTTTGCCCATTTGCTCACTTTTTGAAATAAGCCCCTCGACTTCAAGCGGCTCATTTAACTCTTTTTTATATGTAGCGAGCTGGTCTTCCATTTCTTCAATCTTATTTCTCAGCTGAATAAGCTCTGTCAAATCACGAGAATAACTGATAACGCTCTTTAAAGTTCCATCCCGATTAAAAACCGGCCTTGTACGCACATGATAGTACCGGCCGGAATTAGACATTTGAAACAGCTCAATCGGCTGTTTTTTTTCGATGACTTGTGATGTGGCTGATGGATAAAAAAGCCCCATTTTCTCTAGCTCTTTCACATGCTTGCCAACTAGGTCAACTGCTGATAGATCATAATTTTTTCGACATGTTGAATTTACTCGAACGACGAATCCTTTTGCATCTGTAACAAGAATCTCATCGAAAGACGATTCGAAAATATCAAATAATTCTTCCCGTACAGGATCATGAGATATATTCATAAAGAGTTTCCTCCCGATCATATTTCTCTATATTATAGCAAAAATATGATCAGGAGATAAACTAGTCGCTCTTATTCTCTATTGAATTAAGCTTGAACTGTTAAAGCAGAAACAGCTGCTTCAAATGCTTCTTCAAGAATATCTAAACCTTCAGCTACTTGCTCGTCTGTAATAACAAGTGGCATTAAGAAGCGTAAAACGTTTCCGTAAGCACCCGCACTGATGATTAGTAGACCGCGGTTGTTAGCTTCAGTAATGATCGCGTTAGTTAACTCTTTGTTAGGCTCTTTTGTTGCACGATCCTTAACAAATTCAACCGCAACCATAGAACCTAAACCGCGAATTTCGCCAATTGCCTCATATTTTTCAGCTAATTGATTTAAGCGATCCACTACTAATTGGCCTAGAGCTGCGCCACGTTCATTTATTTTTTCTTCTTCCATAATATCAATAACTGCTAATGCAGCCGCACATCCAAGTGGGCTACCAGAATATGTTCCACCAAGTTCACCAGCACCAGCAGCATCCATAATTTCTTTGCGGCCAACTACAGCACTAATTGGTACACCAGCAGCCATTGACTTAGATACAGTCATTAAATCAGGCACGATATTGTAGTGCTCAATCGCAAATTGTTTACCTGTACGACCAAAACCAGTTTGAATTTCATCAGCAATGAAAAGAATGCCGTGTTTTTTACAGATATTATATACTGCTTCAATGAAAGGTTGAGGAGCAGGAATGAATCCACCTTCACCTTGTACTGGTTCCATAATCACAGCAGCAACACTTTCAGGAGCTACATCATTTACGAAGAAATCTTCAAATTGACCAATAACAGAGTCAATGTATTGCTCTTCTGTTGTACCTTCTGGGCGACGATAAGTGTAAGGGAATGGAGCTTTGTACACTTCTGGAGCAAATGGACCAAACTCATATTTATAAGGTTTTACTTTACTTGTCATTGTCATTGTTAACAATGTACGGCCATGGTAAGCGCGTGAGAAAGAAATAATCCCTGTGCGTTTTGTATATTTACGAGCGATTTTTACTGCATTCTCAACTGCTTCTGCTCCACTGTTTAAAAGGATCGCTTGTTTTTCATGATCCCCAGGTGCAAGACCGATTAATTTTTCACATAGTTCAATGTATGGCTCATACATCATTACGTTAAATCCAGGATGAATATACTCATCTACTTGCTTATGGATAGCTTCTTTTACTTTCGGGTGACAATGTCCAACGTTCATCGTACCAATTGCACCAACGAAATCGATAAATGTATTTCCATCTACATCTGTAATTAAAGCGCCTTCTGCTTTAGCTGCAAAGCTAGGCACGCCATTAGAAACGCCTTTAACAACCGCTGCTTGTCTTCTTTCTAATAATGCTTTCGATTTTGGACCTGGTAAAGCACCAGTTACTTTAGCAAATTTTCTAGTCATGTTCATTTCTCCTTCTTTGCTTATAAATTCATATTTATATATGCAAAAAGCGTGCCAACTCTAAAAAGTGAAAAAACTCACTCTTTTTTGAATTAATCGAATTAAAAGTAAGTCGAAAACGACTTATTTAAATCAAAAATGACTTATAAAAAAGGTTGAGCGAATGGCTCAACCTTTTTTATCTTCACTTTTATATCCGTATTTCTCCATTTCAGCATAAACGGCCTTCAATTTTGGATTTCCTTCTCCAACAATTTCTCCTTCTACAAGCACCACCGGATAAAACAGGTCTTCTTCAACGACTCGCTTCGCAAACGATCTTTTCTCTTCATCTTCCGGCGGTGAAAAAATATCCACATAACTAATCAAAAATGGCTGTTCTGGATACTTTCGTGAAATAGCCGCTTCTAGCCATTCATATGTTTCTTTAGAAGAAGGCAAATTGACGCAACTAGCACAAAGCTGCTCTGTCCCATATACCACAATTTCCACCATATTTCCCATGTTCTCACCCACTTTGCAACTGATTAATTTTAGTTTATCGAAAATCAGCCAATTTCGATATGAAATTGTTTATCAATCAATGGATTTTTTTATTTATAATCATTATAATAAGAACAGTACGAGAAAGGAGTCGATTCAAATGGCTGATGAACAAATGCTTGCACAAGTACAAGAAGTCTTAGATAAATTACGCCCATTTTTACTTCGTGATGGTGGGGATTGTGAACTCGTTGATATAGAGGATGGCATCGTTAAACTTCGCCTTCTCGGCGCATGCGGTAGCTGCCCAAGCTCAACGATCACACTGAAAGCTGGAATCGAGCGCGCATTGCTTGAAGAAGTGCCAGGCGTAGTTGAAGTCGAACAAGTATTTTAATGAACAAAAGTCCGCACTCGATGCGGGCTTTTTTCTTTTGGATTGGAGAATTAGAGAACTGAGTCAAAATCAATCTCAAATACGCCGCCTATGGGGGAATCAGGCGGAAAAAGCATACAATCGGGCACTTGGTAGCTCTAAATCAGGCTCACAAAGGTCGAAGAAATCAAAAACCCGAGCGTTTCTCAGCTCGGGCGTTATTTATTGTCTAAAGGTGAGTAATTCTTTATTTACTAATGTTTTCGGAGGGCGATCTTCAAAGATGGCATCGAGATTGTCACAGCATGTTTCCATCATCGCGAGGCGAGTTTCTTTCGTTGCGCTCCCGATATGAGGGAGTGCCACGACATTTGGCAGTTTAAGTAGTGGATGATCGGCGTCGATCGGTTCTTTTTCAAAAACATCGAGCCCTGCTGCTGCAATGTCTCCTGCCTGTAAAGCATCAAGCAGTGCTTGTTCATTAATGATCGGTCCGCGACTGGCATTGATGAATATGGCTTCTTTTTTCATTTTTTGGAATTGCTCTCGCTGAAACATCCCTTTCGTTTGTTCCGTCAGCGGAGCTAGGCAAACAACAAAATCTGCCTCTTGTAATA
Proteins encoded in this region:
- a CDS encoding DUF2225 domain-containing protein; this encodes MESISPFYEKQLKCPVCEEKFQTTKLRNRFVKVTDHDTDLMPIYDQDSYNPLFYHVFVCCHCGYSFSDEFSAYFAPGSKDKLIEKIKDQWVYQDYGKERTIVEAINSYKLALYSGLLKKEKHLTLAGLALRTAWLYRELGRQKEENRFMMMAADQYKEAYETEDLTSTQMSEVKVLYLIAELNRRAGDIETAVAYFSKVIEKQHMSSDKKIVDMARDRWHEIREEMKQQKEATT
- a CDS encoding YuzB family protein, with product MKPIIEFCVSNLANGAQKALEILERDVNLDVIEYGCLSYCTRCSEGLFALVNGEPVDGKTPEELVDNIYEHLEENPMF
- a CDS encoding NAD(P)/FAD-dependent oxidoreductase, whose protein sequence is MKHLVLLGGGYGNMRVLLRLLPNNLPEDVTITLVDKVPYHCLKTEYYALAAGTISDHEVRVAFPEHSRLNLVFGAVQEIDLENKRIVLEDQESIPYDDLVIGLGCEDKYHNVPGAEQYTHSIQSIEKARHTYQTLSNMPARSKVGIVGAGLSGIEIASELRESRPDLEITLFDRGPRILKDFPERLSKYIHKWFVDHGVTVINNANIVNVEPKAIYNNEDVYEMDATVWTAGIQPNVVVRNMNVEKDSSGRIKISPYHNLPDDEHVYVVGDCASLPHAPSAQLAEEQAEQIVQVLQKRWKNEPLPEKLPEMKLKGILGSLGKKQGFGFVADRAITGRVARFLKSGVLWLYKYHNG
- a CDS encoding spore germination protein, with the protein product MNGFLKNIFKRNQSPFEKTELGQLLTLCQESNDFLTFRLRDDSPFFVSFYKTLINPDTVHQNILAALSNKKLADLQTIKEQLPIEDLLITENASKIKDKLMAGHVIFYQKEKSPSCLLVPALAVEKRQVAVPETEYTVIGPKEAFVEALDTNVNLVRKRLPVPELQMKEMVVGKLSKTRVKVAYVKGIANQENINTVIQRIQEIEYDQIPDSSFLMQMITDNKSSLFPQIVDTERPDRAASALSEGKIAILVDGSPHVLLAPTTLIEFFSAFEDYFYTWGIASVFRLIRLFAVTFSALSTPAYVAVLTYHYEMIPQDLLNTLVSSRSGIPFPPILEALILELTIELLREAGARLPTKVGQTIGIVGGIVIGTAAVQAGLTSNVLLIIVALSALASFTTPIYQVSYAIRFIRFPFLLSAQFLGLVGIMVCMALLFFHILNLSSLGRPFLEPIFPLRRMDLKDAIFRLPFDQQRLRPLQVRTEQSERFGKQPPPENNRDIDE
- a CDS encoding GerAB/ArcD/ProY family transporter, which encodes MLPLPAEKHKVSPYFAFYIITSMQIGVGVLGFQRNIAKVAGHDSWISVIIAGLSIHIVLWMAYQILNKGQNDITIIHRELFGKWIGGVLSLTLIVYLLSLCIAIARNYIQVIQIWMFPQLETWYMALILFTLVYLYVTSGFRVNVGLCFLTFIVTFPLLLMYWFPLKEAKISYLLPVLDHSFSEIFTGSKEMAFSYSGFETIFFFYPFLKEAKSSHKWAQLGSAYSSFFYLFTMIVSLLYFSHWQLANTIWGTLTLWKVVNLPFVERFEYAGLAIWLFVILPNMCLYTWAATRGMKQLFNVKQKHSIIGLVIALFLAVISFTDRQSMDQLTTFTENLGVYILYGYIPFIYFFQIISYKMRGKI
- a CDS encoding Ger(x)C family spore germination protein → MKKTLFWSILILILVSNYKLEPKILEDTQHISAIGYDSAGENRVKATASVPFFPPGLDVTPMDITFTAEGHTSASVKQLFQTEAQKPLSSGRLNDILYSKDLAKQGIFEFIKTFSRAPEIGRGIHVAIVDDRAEDLLKFKFPNTVLTSRYLSDLIEHGLKDIIPITNLHSFLAQYYGEGQDPFLPLLDLREKRIHLKGLALFKDDHYVGSLSYQDSYLFKLLYEKSSNGTYSIKLDNGNYITIENVSSKVKYRISGNKESPKIKIEMFIVGQIVDASGMTLKNPNDIKKIEKQWRQKGTERAEKMIKKLQKLEVDPLGIGEKVRSKYHNFEIKKWEQQYPSLPIEVKFNVKTMDTGIVE
- a CDS encoding NAD-dependent succinate-semialdehyde dehydrogenase — its product is MYINGEWIDNDKKIEVVNPAINEVIATVPEGGREEAEQAATAAYEAFKTWSKLTAAERAHYLNEWYRLIDENKEEIGKIMTEEQGKPLPEAIGEVGYANSFISWYAEEGKRIYGETIPASHPRKRLFVQKEPVGVMAAITPWNFPAAMITRKVAPALAAGCTAVIKPAEQTPLTAIRLVELAEEAGIPKGVINLVTGDPKAIGEAWMKDGRVRKISFTGSTEVGKLLMRGAADTMKKVSFELGGHAPFIVTANANIEKAAQHLIASKFRNAGQTCVCANRVYVHESIEAEFAEAFKQEVAKLKMGNGLDEGITVGPLIDEQAVAKVVSQLEDAKQKGAKIIAGGNKGEGLKGYFVEPTVIMNVTDDMLCMNEETFGPLAPVTTYQTTEEVVERANNSPYGLAAYVFSENITEAIDIAEGLEYGIIGLNDGLPSVAQAPFGGYKESGLGREGGHYGIEEYLEVKYISLGL